Within the Catalinimonas niigatensis genome, the region AAACTTACTGAAGCGCAGGTAGCCAACCGCAGATTGCTGAGGAAGGTGATGACCCGTGCCGGATTTTCCACCATCACCAGCGAATGGTGGCATTTCAACGCCATGTCCAGGGCCGAAGCCAATCAGCGCTATGGTATTGTGGAATAAAAATTATTTGAGCATTATTTTATATTTACTGAATAATCATATGAAAAAGAGCTTGATAGCAATGTCGCTATTTATGTTTTTTCTATCATCATGCAATGATAAGCCAGAAGTCCAGCCTTTTGACGATGCCTTATTCTTAAATGTATACCCTAATCCTTTCAGGAATTTTGTTTATGTAACAGCATCACAAGGTAACCAACTCACAATTTTGCAGGTTCTTGATACAAAAGGAAAAAGCATACTGAATGAAGTAGTCAGTCAAAGTGACCAGACATTTGATTTAGATCTTCAGGGTGAACCTTCAGGCACTTATTATGTAGTGGTACAAGCGGGTGAAAATAAAACAGTCCGCAAAGCTATTAAACTATGAGCATCAAACGGTGCCTCTTCTTATTACTGTGGTTGGGAATCTTTCACAAAAGCTTTGGTCAAAATTCTCCGTACGAATATTATATCAATGTAAATAGCAACCTGTATTTTCCTAGGGGCGAAGTTAATCATGGAATTTATCCAATTTTATGGTACGATAAAGAAACAGATCCCAAGCTACTTTTGGGTGGAATTGGTGTAGGGTTTTCTGTACTGCATGCCTTGCATGAAAAGCTACATTGGAAAGTACAGTCTAATCTTTCCAAGCATACCTATTGGGACGAACCTATCAGATTGCTGGACAATTCAGGAAATATGCTAGGGCCTTTTGTATCAGGCTCTTCTGATTTTATGTTCAGTATTATAGCGACTATGCATTATCACCTTCATAAGAAGGTTTCTGTAGGGACGGGATTGGGAGGGCAACTTCTACTTGCTTCGTATTCGCGTTTGCCCAATAGTCCTTCCGATGAGAGACATATTGCTGCTAACCAATATTATAAGCCGCTGATGCCTGTAATACCTCTTGAGCTTTCAGTAAAATTAGAAAAATATCTATTGAATATCAGGTATGAACATGCTTTACTTAATCGGTATAAGTCCCCTCTGTCTGAGTATAAAAATGGAAAATATAGCATACTATATTTAGAAGTTGGATTTAAGCTGCAATAGTTTTTCATTAATTAAAACTTGGAGCTCTATGTAGCATATAAGTAAGAGCCGTAGCATTCTGTAGAATAAAACCTAGCCCTTTCTCGTTAGAAAAACATGTTCAGGTGCAGTACTATAGGGTTTTTGTTTCTTTCCTCCTTATCCTGCCTTGCGCAGATAAGCGTAGATACCTCCTATACTGAAGAAAGCTTGGTACGTGAAGTATTTGTAGGTGAAAAAACAAAGCTTAATGCCATCCACTATCAGGGCTCTTATCAATCCATTGGCTTATTTGAAACGGAGCATCTGGAATTTCCCCTGGCCAAAGGAATTATCCTGTCTACCGGAAAAGCCAAACATGCTATAGGTCCCAATCGTACTCCCAACCGAAGTACCGCCTTTTATAAAGATGGTGATGATCAGTTGGACAAGCTAAGTGGAAGAACTACTCATGATGCTGCTGTGCTTGAGTTTACCTTTGCGCCGGCGCACAATACTTTGGCCTTTGAGTATATTTTTGCCTCTGAAGAATATCCTGAATATGTAGGCAAAGGCTTCAACGATGTATTTGCCTTCATCCTCACCGACCTCACTACCAGAGAGGAGCAAAATCTGGCTGTCGTTCCCGGTACATCGTTAACTGTACATATAGACAATATCAATGCTTTAAAGAATGCGGCGTGGTTCATTGCCAATGCCAATCGCAGAGATTCTCCCTGGCATGACTTACTGGAATATGATGGAATGACCCGATTGTTGACTGCCCGGGCCAGGGTAGTACCTGGCCGCTATTACCGGATCAAACTGGCGATTGCCGATGTGGATGATGGCATGCTGGACTCCAGTGTAATCCTGAAAGAAAAGTCATTTCGTAGCTTTGATCAACCCGTCCTGGCAAAAGATACGGCATCAATTGTACAGCCAAGCATTGTATTTTTTGACTGGGACAGCAGTGAACTAACAGAAGAAGCACAAGCCCAACTGCATACATTTGCCGAGCAGGTTTTACGATACACTCCGAGAGGAATCCGCGTGATAGGGCATACCGATGCACTCGGAGCAGATGATTACAATGAGCAGCTGGCAAGAAAAAGAGTACAGGCCGTAGTAGATTATCTGGCAACATTGGGCTTACAAGGAAAAGTTAGCTTGTATCGTCAAAGTAAGGGGGAAAATGAGCCTGTAGCTTCCAACGCTGAAGAATCGGGCCGTGCGCAAAACCGTAGAGTGGAAGTAAATGTAGAATATTAAGATGAAAAGTAAATTCTTATTATCAGGTTAATTCAAGTGATAAACTATGATTTGTCACGAAGTAGGGAATGAACGAAAATATGATTTTTCTAATAAGGCATTTGATTGAAATTTGATAAGGAAAATTAAATTAACAAAACTAACTCCAATCAAATGATGAAAAAGAATGTTTTATCTCTAACGTTGACAGCCTTATTAGCAGTATCTATTTTCTCTTGTAGCGATAAAGGTGATGAAGAGCTATCGGCCGAAGTTGGGCTGATGGGTAAGTGGACTTTACAATCTGCTGATCTTTCTATCAACGGGCAAAGTATGGATGCTTATATCAGAAGCATGGCTGAGCAAATGGGCATGTCTGAAGAGGAAGCAAGTGAAATGTTTAATGTAAACGATGAGTTTGAAACAGGAACTACCATTGATTTTCAGGATAATAGTGTAATAGTGATTACTGAAAATGATGGAGCAATAGAAAGAGGCACCTGGACTTCTACTGCCAAAACAGTAACCATCACGATTGATGATGATCCTATGACATTGGATGTAAAATCATTGAAGAAAAGCAGTGCTGTGTTTGCTATGTCTATGGAAGGTGATGATGACAGTGAAATGGCAGAAAACTTAGCGATTGAAATTATCATGAGTCTTTCAAAATAAGTTTAACAAGTTCATAAGGTAAAGCCCATGCATGATGAGTGCATGGGTTTTAATTTTTTCTCAATTACTCCTTACGCAAGAGCTTCCAGACAACCATTCAACTTTCTGATACTACTTATCCATTTCCTGATTTCTACTCCACTTCTGATGAGGATACTCAGCCCTAAAAGTACCAGAATCAGAAGTAATTTTTCAGATGTCAAAGGTACTCTCAGTTGCAGGAAAATAATAATACTGGTAAAAAAGAGTACTGAGAAAGCAACAGAAAACTGTATCTGCACCCACAAGCGTCTGATCATATTTTGTAAGGAAGTATGCAGATCCTGTCCGTGGCGATTGAGGTTCAGACTTCGGTAAAGCCACAAGTTATTAGCGATACCCATACTTACGACTCCCAAAAAAAGTAGATTTACCCATAAACTGTTTTTGTCAGGATCAAGTCCGGTAAAGAAAACGATGAGCACCAGCACAAAGGCTATGGTTTCTATCAATGCTTTCCTCTCGGTTTGGGCAGACACAGAGGAAGAGCGTCCTCTGATCATCTGCTGAATTTGCTCCGTGCTTTTGCTGAGCTGCTCTTGCTGCCATTGTTTTTTAAGATCATCCAGTTGCATAAGGATTGGGATTTAAAGTTTGACTTAGTTTTTCTTTGATACGGTTCAGTTTCACGCCTACATAATTGACAGAAATCCCTACAATCTCAGCCATCTCTTCATAAGAATAATCATCCAGGTACAGCGTGATAAGGGCTTTGTCAGCGTCATTCAACTGACTGATGGCCCGATAAAGCCGTTCCTTTTCAGGGTGTATATTTTCCTGCTTCTCATAAGGGTGCATGTCTTCCCGCACAGTAAAAGTCTGCTCTGGGTTCTTTTTCTTACGGTAGCGGGCAATGGCAGTACTGAGAGCGATTTTGTACATCCAGGTAGATACTTGTGCTTCTCCCCGAAAGGAGGGCCAGGCTTTCCATAACTGATAAAGTATCTCCTGAAACAGATCTTGCTGATCTTCGGGGGTATCCCGATAGATGCGGCAGACTTTGTGAATGATGCCCTGATGCTGACCGACGATATGGGTGAATTCCTGTTTCAAACTCAACTTTTGCCTGGTAAGTAGAGAAGAGAGGTGTTTTTCTTACAGTAATTAGCAAAAAAAATTCTCCAGCAGAAAAGAGTGGTCATAAAAAAACCGGTCTATTCAGACCGGTTATATTCTCTCACAGTGTTTTTTATTGTACTGCCTGTACCTGATACCCTGCCTTTTTAAGTAAGCTGATGACTCCCTTTGGCCCAGCCAGGTGACCCGCACCTACTGCAAAAAAAGTAGGCTTTTCCTTGGCCATGTTTTCTATCTGAGGCAGCCATTTCTGATTACGGTCGTCCAGCAGGGCTTTCTCTCCACCTTCCATCTCAGCCATACTTTCATGAATCAGTTGATACAGGCTTTGAATATCCTGTTGCTGATATTTTTCCAGCAAAGACTCAATTTCTATTACACTTTGATCATACTCCCTGATGGTTTTGACCAGGTAAGCAGATTGTTCTTCCAATGGAATAGCATCAAACACAGCGATTTGCTCAGCTACGGTTTCCAGACCCAGGACTTCCATCTGCTGCTCGCCTGCGGCTTCTACCAGCTTCATTTCATAGGAACCGGGTTGGCAACCCAAAACAGGAAGCATGATGACACTACTGAGTAGCATGGGTTTCATGGTACCTACTGCCTGTACGGGTACCCCTACTGAGTCTTTCAGATATTGTGCTACCATCCCATAATCCTCTTCGTTCAAAAGGCTTTGCAGGGTTGTGCCATCTTTCATCATGGAAGCGCCCATCATTTCCTGCATGATGCCTGGCTCATCCATGTCCAGTTCCAGCACCAGCTGCTCGGATGCACTAAGGGCTTCCTGCATGGCAGAGGTAATTTTGATGTCGTCAGGGCACATCAGGTGAATGGTGCCAAAGAGATAAGAAGGCTTTTCTAATCCTTTGCCACTGATCTTCCAAAGCAGAGATTTAGTCTCTTGCGCTGAGGTACTGAAGGGGATTAAAGCTACTAAGCCCAGGCTGCATACTATCTTGCATAAATTTTTCATAGGATTCTTGGGTATGTTGTGCATGATTGGTACACAAATCAAAAATATTATTTCATAGGATGCCGGAAAAAATCAAAATTTGTGAGTAAAAGTAAAGGAGTGCTACTCATTTTACATGACATCAATCTTTAATTATGAACCGCATAGACCGCCTTACAGCGATTCTTATTCAACTGCAAAGCCAGCGTATTACCAAAGCGCAGGAAGTTGCTGATCGCTTCGGAATCAGTCTTCGCACCGTGTATCGTGATATCAGGGCATTGGAAGAGGCAGGTGTACCCATTGGTTCTGAAGCAGGCATCGGTTACTTCCTGGCCAATGGCTATCGCCTTCCTCCGGTCATGTTTACGCCCGAAGAGGCCAGAGCTTTGCTTACTGCCCATCACTTTATCAATACCTTTACCGATGCAGGGGTGCAGCAGGCTTTTGAAAGTGCGCTGTTCAAAATCAAATCAGTGCTGCCCAGCAAGGAGCAGGATATGCTGGAAGATTTGCAGGATAAGGTGAAAGTAGTAGCTCCGTCCACTCGCTCAGATCATCCGGACGATATACACCTAAGCAAAATACAGCAGGCGATGATGCAACGGCAGGTGATTGCAATGGAATACTTTTCCCCGGGTAGCGGAGAATTTACCAACCGCAGTATTGAGCCAATTGGCGTAGTGTATTATGGAGATGCCTGGCATGTGATCGCCTATTGCCAACTCCGGCAGGATTACCGTGATTTTCGTCTGGACCGTATGAGCAAAGTGAATATGCTGAGTCAGCACTATCATCTACGGGATAAGCTTTCGCTGGAACAATACCTACAGCAGCAGAGCCAGACTACCGATGCCCGCCTGATGAAAGTGCGTTTTGATCCTTCATTTGCTCGCTATACCACCCAAACCAGGTATTCACAGGGTTTTGTGCAGGAAGAAAAGCTGGAAGATGGGGTGGAGATGTGGTTTATGGTGGGTGAGGAAGGATATTTTGCCCGCTGGCTACTGATGTATACTTACGGAGTAAAAATAATTGAACCGGAGAGTCTGAAAAACACCATGCGCAAATTAGTAGGTCAGCTTCAGCATCATTTGTAGATAATTACACAAGTCTGCTGACATAGGGTTGTCACACTGCTTGTATATGTTTGTGACATCATCAAAACTCACATGATTATGCAAATGTACACCGGATTTGTCACCCGCAAGCTGCAAGAATGTAAGGCCTTCTACACCCAAAACTTCGGCTTTGAGACCATCTACGAAGCAGAGTGGTTTGTGCTGCTCAGAAAAGGACCTTATGAACTGGCTTTTATGCAGCCGGAAATTCCCGGACAGCATCGCTTATTTCAACCTGCTTTTACCCAGGGTATCTGGCTGGCGTTGGAGGTAGAAGATGTAGACGCTGAATACCAGCGGCTTGTGAAATCAAATGCTCCTATCGTGGCGGAACCCAAGAACGAACAATGGGGTGATCGCCACTTTGTGATTGAAGACCCTAACGGAATGGGTGTAGATGTATATATGCGCCTGCCGGTGGAGGAAGAACAGGAAATGTAAAATCAAGAGGCCATCCGAGATCTTATCTCTGATGGCTTTTCCCTTTGTAAATTTACTTTCAATGCTGACCGCAATCAGGAAGAGGTTCAGTAAATCAATTTTTTTGTTATGAATACTTTAGAAAAAAACATGCACATTGTGCTGGGCGCATCAGGACAAGTGGGCTCAGGAGTGGTAGATTGGCTGATCAGGCAAAAACAACCGGTAAAGGGAGTAATACGAAATCCTGAGAAAGCCACCGAATTACAGGAGAAAGGGGCGAAGACAGCCATCGCTGATGCTTTTGACCAAGCTGCTTTGCAAACTGCACTTAAGGATGGCACAACAATTTTTGTCCTGACGCCGGAAACTCTAATTACAGATGATATTATCGGGGATACAAAAACTATTTTAGAAAATTACAGAAAAGCTGTTGAGTCTTCGTCAATCAAAAAAATAGTAGGCTTGTCTTCTTACGGGGCACAACATGCGAGTGGTACGGGAAATCTTATGCTGTCTTATATGCTGGAACATGCTTTTGTTGGCTTGCCAGTGCAGCAGATATTTGTCCGCCCTGCTTATTACTATAGCAACTTCTTGCCTTACCTTCCTGTGGT harbors:
- a CDS encoding T9SS type A sorting domain-containing protein; translated protein: MKKSLIAMSLFMFFLSSCNDKPEVQPFDDALFLNVYPNPFRNFVYVTASQGNQLTILQVLDTKGKSILNEVVSQSDQTFDLDLQGEPSGTYYVVVQAGENKTVRKAIKL
- a CDS encoding OmpA family protein encodes the protein MFRCSTIGFLFLSSLSCLAQISVDTSYTEESLVREVFVGEKTKLNAIHYQGSYQSIGLFETEHLEFPLAKGIILSTGKAKHAIGPNRTPNRSTAFYKDGDDQLDKLSGRTTHDAAVLEFTFAPAHNTLAFEYIFASEEYPEYVGKGFNDVFAFILTDLTTREEQNLAVVPGTSLTVHIDNINALKNAAWFIANANRRDSPWHDLLEYDGMTRLLTARARVVPGRYYRIKLAIADVDDGMLDSSVILKEKSFRSFDQPVLAKDTASIVQPSIVFFDWDSSELTEEAQAQLHTFAEQVLRYTPRGIRVIGHTDALGADDYNEQLARKRVQAVVDYLATLGLQGKVSLYRQSKGENEPVASNAEESGRAQNRRVEVNVEY
- a CDS encoding RNA polymerase sigma factor, encoding MSLKQEFTHIVGQHQGIIHKVCRIYRDTPEDQQDLFQEILYQLWKAWPSFRGEAQVSTWMYKIALSTAIARYRKKKNPEQTFTVREDMHPYEKQENIHPEKERLYRAISQLNDADKALITLYLDDYSYEEMAEIVGISVNYVGVKLNRIKEKLSQTLNPNPYATG
- a CDS encoding TraB/GumN family protein; the protein is MKNLCKIVCSLGLVALIPFSTSAQETKSLLWKISGKGLEKPSYLFGTIHLMCPDDIKITSAMQEALSASEQLVLELDMDEPGIMQEMMGASMMKDGTTLQSLLNEEDYGMVAQYLKDSVGVPVQAVGTMKPMLLSSVIMLPVLGCQPGSYEMKLVEAAGEQQMEVLGLETVAEQIAVFDAIPLEEQSAYLVKTIREYDQSVIEIESLLEKYQQQDIQSLYQLIHESMAEMEGGEKALLDDRNQKWLPQIENMAKEKPTFFAVGAGHLAGPKGVISLLKKAGYQVQAVQ
- a CDS encoding helix-turn-helix transcriptional regulator, producing the protein MNRIDRLTAILIQLQSQRITKAQEVADRFGISLRTVYRDIRALEEAGVPIGSEAGIGYFLANGYRLPPVMFTPEEARALLTAHHFINTFTDAGVQQAFESALFKIKSVLPSKEQDMLEDLQDKVKVVAPSTRSDHPDDIHLSKIQQAMMQRQVIAMEYFSPGSGEFTNRSIEPIGVVYYGDAWHVIAYCQLRQDYRDFRLDRMSKVNMLSQHYHLRDKLSLEQYLQQQSQTTDARLMKVRFDPSFARYTTQTRYSQGFVQEEKLEDGVEMWFMVGEEGYFARWLLMYTYGVKIIEPESLKNTMRKLVGQLQHHL
- a CDS encoding VOC family protein, with translation MQMYTGFVTRKLQECKAFYTQNFGFETIYEAEWFVLLRKGPYELAFMQPEIPGQHRLFQPAFTQGIWLALEVEDVDAEYQRLVKSNAPIVAEPKNEQWGDRHFVIEDPNGMGVDVYMRLPVEEEQEM
- a CDS encoding NmrA family NAD(P)-binding protein, which gives rise to MNTLEKNMHIVLGASGQVGSGVVDWLIRQKQPVKGVIRNPEKATELQEKGAKTAIADAFDQAALQTALKDGTTIFVLTPETLITDDIIGDTKTILENYRKAVESSSIKKIVGLSSYGAQHASGTGNLMLSYMLEHAFVGLPVQQIFVRPAYYYSNFLPYLPVVKAEGILPTFFPVDLKLPMISPQDVAHFVAEAMTKTVEGVAIYELEGPTHYSPEDVAQTLGQVLNKDVKAEQIPRQRWKETLQQAGFYVDAMKNLMEMTEAVISGLARPEKKETIAVTGRTTLEQYMIDLA